In Fusarium poae strain DAOMC 252244 chromosome Unknown contig_2, whole genome shotgun sequence, a single genomic region encodes these proteins:
- a CDS encoding uncharacterized protein (TransMembrane:9 (o674-696i1100-1120o1132-1149i1161-1180o1192-1210i1230-1250o1288-1313i1351-1367o1373-1394i)) produces MKEKFNEGLQPVNNVKDFVSIAMKSEPTAAIAWLGITTLIDLVANPLTEPGINRDGVRYVLERVEWYWELAQLLLDPGKVDGSIIRLQSLLRRNVIKLYKKLLLYQMQSVCLYNKHWAAVIVRDLFKGDDWQNKVDSIKKAEASLRDDVNQHNSEELKSRLRRIDNTLGRLRLDVKAVESAVQVQTQVLRQVHHDENDQKCLQDLRIVDPEAHKENIEKTIGGLLKDSYYWILDHDDFRRFRNDPESRLLWIKGDPGKGKTMLLCGIINHLKQETSQVLSFYFCQATQSELRSAVSVLRGLLWLLCDRQSQLTSFVRSKYDNQGSKLFEDGYAFESLKRIFLDMLKDPCLREAVFVVDALDECSDDSRKDLIDFILEASRHSSSKWVVSSRNLPSIEVQFQDSENIRDDVRNKLLLKANDTFLWVALVCKELARPEVKARNTIDKLDSIPGGLSELYQRMLEQAFMSEDGDICRKILATECITYRPISLDELRTLVADTKDFSDKELKEVIGECGSFLTLQEDIVYFVHQSAQDFLTDSAKSDIFPSGIQDQHYLIFRRSLDALMTLTRNIYNLEFSGDLCTEISCPKPDPLSHLRYSCLHWVDHLEVIKGNRNQSDDEAISRFIGKRFLYWLEALSLQGQMPQGVKAVQTLKEIITNTAAPGLDSLVEDARRYVLSHGGVIAIAPLQAYASALVFSPEYSRIRELFKKEEPDWMVLKPRMGADWNACLQTLEGHGDRVTSVVFSADGQRLASGSDDKTVKIWDAATGRVFDDYGASWLTDGRNREILAGTHDALLRQIEERADLRQVFVRLDPDGGVRLCPKAIAIYEAHVQEFLKRMLAPISVPSGPPLRSPELLSITYINTGARRRSVFLWEKMVMIYVRYSKSQEQTGEEKDNIRFLPPAVGNLLLTYLARPLFPGTAEESASQSSHFYCLLANRVQFLREQSSVIGQSTSIARATLCELLAIKILRNFHDDNPCLDGLLLLSKILVQGFDPFHGAPPEVEQYGRYPQWPIQKRGGHERKLTALELAIISESKTFASSSGCRRVIDAVYRGKIVYTPLSFVDILPNHYEYLPVSLYEPRKAPLLDHHRLAVPRTRYIIELVHYIILTFLYVCTMRYRDPENLTGNEVVFILYSAGWVLHELAAIIEHGWMIHSQTLWSFLDLSYTVIFMAYITVRAYELDVSSVQNGLAHNILCLAAPILLARLAFNILPDHIVFISLHAMMKEFLILTFLAIWCFTGFLLALQWLSPGDGSIPNDFTIIKWLLWIWFGLDGTGIEESVQFHVILGPALTITFAFLGNTLFLTILVSLLTNRFSTIVTSEDVEIQFRKTVLTFEGVKSDAIFTYPPPFNLFALLILLPIKQFLSPLEFYSIHVFLVRLVNAPLLFCVGFYERRRLWTFGPDAAKVSRMWKFTGFSPHGDIQAVFEVEAPAEVLREANELDGLSEMGFSDGDAVSRLSREREIRAPVVFNLSNAGT; encoded by the exons ATGAAGGAGAAATTCAACGAAGGGCTTCAACCAGTCAACAATGTCAAAGACTTTGTATCAATAGCTATGAAGAGCGAGCCAACCGCTGCTATCGCCTGGCTAGGTATCACGACATTGATAGAT CTCGTTGCAAACCCACTCACTGAACCAGGCATCAACCGCGACGGAGTCAGATACGTCCTCGAACGAGTTGAATGGTACTGGGAGTTGGCACAACTCTTGCTCGACCCGGGCAAGGTTGATGGTTCCATCATCAGGTTACAAAGTCTCCTTAGGCGCAACGTCATCAAACTCTACAAGAAGCTGCTGCTATATCAAATGCAGAGTGTATGCCTGTACAACAAACACTGGGCTGCCGTCATCGTCAGGGATCTCTTCAAAGGAGACGATTGGCAGAACAAGGTCGACTCGATTAAGAAAGCCGAGGCTTCCTTACGAGACGACGTGAATCAGCACAACTCCGAAGAGCTCAAATCTCGACTTCGGAGGATCGACAACACGCTTGGCCGTTTACGCCTAGACGTTAAGGCAGTAGAATCGGCCGTCCAAGTCCAGACCCAGGTGCTGCGCCAGGTCCATCACGACGAGAACGACCAGAAATGCCTCCAAGATCTACGCATTGTCGACCCCGAAGCCCATAAGGAGAACATCGAGAAGACAATAGGCGGCCTGCTCAAGGATTCGTACTACTGGATTCTCGACCACGACGACTTTCGGCGATTCCGGAATGATCCAGAGAGCCGATTACTATGGATCAAAGGCGACCCGGGAAAGGGGAAGACGATGCTTCTATGCGGTATCATTAACCACCTCAAGCAGGAGACGTCCCAGGTGTTGTCGTTTTACTTCTGTCAAGCCACACAGAGCGAGCTCAGGAGTGCAGTATCCGTGCTCCGTGGCCTCTTATGGCTTCTCTGTGACAGGCAGTCGCAGCTGACTTCATTCGTCCGATCTAAGTACGACAACCAAGGCAGCAAGCTCTTTGAAGACGGCTATGCATTTGAGTCTCTAAAAAGGATCTTTCTCGACATGCTCAAGGACCCTTGCTTGCGAGAGGCTGTCTTCGTTGTTGATGCTCTAGATGAGTGCTCAGACGATAGCAGGAAAGATCTCATTGATTTCATTCTCGAGGCGTCCCGCCACTCCTCCTCCAAATGGGTCGTGTCTAGTCGCAACTTGCCGTCAATTGAGGTGCAGTTTCAAGACTCCGAGAACATTAGG GACGATGTGCGCAACAAGCTGCTACTCAAGGCCAACGACACCTTTCTTTGGGTAGCCCTGGTGTGCAAAGAGTTGGCACGTCCCGAGGTCAAAGCCCGGAATACCATTGACAAGCTGGATTCTATACCCGGAGGACTTAGCGAACTCTACCAGCGCATGCTGGAACAAGCTTTCATGTCGGAAGATGGAGATATATGCCGGAAAATCCTTGCTACGGAATGTATCACTTATCGCCCCATTTCATTGGACGAACTGCGAACTCTTGTGGCAGACACCAAGGACTTCAGTGACAAGGAGTTGAAAGAGGTTATTGGAGAGTGTGGCTCATTTCTGACTCTTCAAGAGGACATTGTCTATTTCGTGCATCAATCGGCCCAGGATTTCCTTACCGACAGTGCCAAGAGCGATATCTTCCCTTCCGGTATCCAAGATCAACACTACCTCATATTCCGGCGATCGTTGGACGCTTTGATGACACTCACTCGCAATATTTACAATCTGGAATTCTCAGGAGACCTTTGCACCGAGATTTCGTGCCCGAAGCCTGACCCGTTATCTCATCTTCGCTATTCCTGCCTGCACTGGGTGGACCACCTTGAAGTAATCAAAGGAAATAGGAATCAATCAGACGATGAGGCCATTTCCAGGTTCATAGGCAAGAGGTTCCTGTATTGGCTGGAGGCTCTCAGCCTACAAGGCCAAATGCCGCAAGGAGTAAAAGCAGTACAGACGCTGAAGGAGATCATA ACCAATACAGCAGCTCCAGGCCTAGACAGTCTGGTGGAAGATGCGCGACGATATGTGCTTTCTCATGGAGGCGTGATTGCGATTGCTCCGTTACAAGCTTACGCATCAGCACTCGTTTTCAGCCCTGAGTACAGCCGAATTAGAGAACTgttcaagaaggaggagccggattggatggtattgaagccaagaatggGGGCAGATTGGAACGCTTGCCTGCagacgctcgagggccatggcgaccgggtgacgtcggtggtgttctcggcagatggccagcgtcttgcatctggctcagatgataagacagtcaagatctgggacgcggccacgggc CGCGTCTTTGACGACTACGGCGCTTCGTGGTTGACAGACGGGAGGAATCGAGAGATACTGGCGGGGACGCATGACGCCCTGCTCCGACAGATCGAAGAGAGGGCGGATCTACGGCAGGTATTCGTGCGGCTGGATCCAGACGGTGGGGTTCGCCTCTGCCCCAAGGCGATAGCTATCTATGAGGCGCATGTTCAGGAGTTCCTCAAGAGGATGCTGGCACCCATCTCGGTTCCTTCGGGCCCTCCATTACGCTCCCCAGAACTACTCTCCATCACGTACATCAACACGGGTGCCCGCCGCCGATCGGTATTTCTGTGGGAGAAGATGGTCATGATATATGTGCGATACAGTAAAAGCCAGGAACAGACcggggaggagaaggataaCATCAGGTTCCTACCCCCGGCCGTCGGAAACCTCCTCTTGACATATCTCGC ACGACCCCTATTCCCTGGAACAGCTGAAGAGTCCGCGAGTCAATCATCTCATT TCTATTGTCTCCTCGCAAACCGAGTACAGTTCCTACGCGAACAGTCCAGTGTCATCGGCCAGAGCACCAGCATAGCCCGCGCAACATTATGCGAGCTGTTGGCCATCAAGATCCTGCGCAACTTTCACGACGATAATCCATGTCTAGACGGTCTCCTCTTACTTTCCAAGATCCTGGTTCAAGGGTTTGACCCCTTCCATGGTGCTCCGCCTGAAGTCGAACAGTACGGGCGCTATCCGCAATGGCCGATTCAGAAGCGTGGCGGCCATGAGAGGAAGCTGACTGCGCTCGAACTCGCCATCATATCCGAGAGCAAGACctttgccagttcttcaggGTGTAGACGTGTTATAGATGCAGTGTACCGTGGAAAAATCGTCTACACGCCTCTCTCGTTCGTTGATATTCTCCCCAACCATTATGAGTATCTTCCAGTGTCTCTGTACGAACCGCGCAAGGCGCCGCTGCTTGACCATCATCGTCTCGCCGTTCCGCGCACCCGGTACATAATCGAGCTAGTGCACTACATCATACTCACTTTTCTCTATGTTTGCACGATGCGGTATCGGGATCCCGAAAACCTGACTGGCAATGAGGTAGTCTTCATTCTATACTCTGCCGGCTGGGTTCTTCACGAACTCGCTGCCATCATTGAACACGGATGGATGATACATTCGCAGACTTTATGGTCATTCTTAGACCTTTCATACACTGTCATCTTCATGGCTTACATCACAGTTCGGGCCTATGAGCTGGATGTAAGCAGCGTGCAGAATGGCTTGGCACATAATATACTGTGTCTCGCAGCCCCAATCCTTCTGGCCAGACTGGCCTTCAACATTCTACCAGACCATATTGTCTTTATTTCGCTCCAcgccatgatgaaggagTTTTTGATCCTCACATTTCTCGCCATATGGTGTTTCACTGGGTTCCTGTTGGCACTGCAGTGGCTTTCTCCAGGAGATGGCTCGATTCCAAACGacttcaccatcatcaaatgGCTGCTGTGGATCTGGTTCGGACTGGATGGAACAGGAATTGAGGAATCTGTTCAGTTTCACGTCATTTTAGGACCGGCACTGACAATTACCTTTGCCTTTCTCGGCAATACTTTATTTCTCACGATTCTTGTCTCGCTCCTCACCAACCGTTTCAGTACCATAGTCACATCTGAGGATGTTGAGATCCAGTTTCGAAAAACCGTCCTCACATTTGAGGGCGTGAAAAGCGACGCTATATTTACGTACCCGCCACCGTTCAATCTCTTTGCTCTGCTGATACTGCTTCCTATCAAACAATTCCTGTCGCCACTCGAGTTCTACTCGATTCACGTCTTTCTCGTACGACTTGTCAATGCGCCTCTATTGTTTTGCGTCGGTTTCTATGAACGCCGACGCCTATGGACCTTTGGACCTGATGCAGCCAAAGTGTCGAGAATGTGGAAGTTCACAGGCTTCTCACCGCACGGCGACATACAGGCTGTATTTGAAGTCGAAGCCCCGGCCGAAGTTCTGCGAGAGGCTAATGAATTGGATGGGTTGAGCGAAATGGGTTTTTCTGATGGTGATGCCGTGTCAAGGCTCTCTCGAGAAAGGGAAATTAGAGCACCGGTTGTATTTAACCTAAGTAATGCAGGGACATAG